Proteins co-encoded in one Thermodesulfobacteriota bacterium genomic window:
- a CDS encoding TRAP transporter large permease subunit → MIIAIFLGSLLLAMAVGVPIAFSLLISGAALMWHLNMFDPQIVGQNVIEGANSFPLLAVPFFMLAGELMNAGGLSRRIVQFAMVLVGHIRGGLGYVTIVAACSMAALSGSAVADAAALSALLLPMMTTAGYDRARSAGLIASAGIIAPIIPPSIGFVIFGVAANVSIMKLFLAGIFPGILLGVALWVTWWWLIRKEKIPVTPRATAPEILSATKGAGWAMGLPVIVVGGLKFGVFTPTEAAVVAAVYALVISLVVYREIKIKDLVPIFIAAAKTSSVVMFLVAAAMVSAWIITVVDLPSQVVGLLEPFLDNPKLLMFALMVLVMIVGTALDMTPTILMLTPVLMPLVKAAGIDPVYFGVLFMINNAIGLVTPPVGTVLNTVAGVGKVHMDEVTKGVLPFMMAQFAIMFLMVLFPQLVTWPAKLLIG, encoded by the coding sequence ATGATCATCGCGATCTTTTTAGGTTCGTTGCTCCTCGCCATGGCGGTCGGCGTTCCCATCGCCTTCTCCCTTCTGATCAGCGGCGCGGCCCTGATGTGGCATCTCAACATGTTCGACCCGCAGATCGTGGGCCAGAATGTCATCGAGGGGGCAAACAGCTTCCCTCTCCTCGCCGTCCCCTTCTTCATGTTGGCCGGAGAGTTGATGAACGCCGGCGGGCTGTCCCGCCGAATCGTCCAATTTGCCATGGTCCTGGTGGGCCACATCCGGGGGGGCCTGGGATATGTGACGATCGTAGCCGCCTGTAGCATGGCCGCCCTGTCCGGATCGGCGGTTGCGGATGCGGCGGCCCTGTCGGCCCTGCTCCTGCCGATGATGACCACTGCGGGCTATGACCGGGCAAGGTCTGCGGGATTGATCGCCTCGGCAGGGATCATCGCCCCGATCATCCCGCCCAGCATTGGCTTTGTCATCTTCGGGGTGGCGGCCAACGTCTCGATCATGAAGCTCTTTCTGGCCGGTATCTTCCCGGGAATCCTGCTCGGGGTCGCCCTTTGGGTTACCTGGTGGTGGTTGATCCGAAAGGAGAAGATCCCCGTGACCCCTCGGGCAACAGCCCCAGAGATTCTCAGTGCCACCAAAGGGGCGGGATGGGCCATGGGGCTTCCGGTCATCGTAGTGGGAGGGCTCAAGTTCGGCGTCTTTACGCCGACCGAGGCCGCGGTCGTGGCAGCGGTCTATGCCCTGGTCATCTCTCTGGTCGTTTACCGGGAGATCAAGATCAAAGACCTGGTTCCCATCTTTATCGCTGCCGCCAAGACAAGTTCGGTCGTGATGTTTCTCGTAGCCGCCGCCATGGTTTCGGCCTGGATCATCACGGTCGTCGATCTGCCCAGCCAGGTCGTGGGGCTTCTGGAGCCCTTTCTCGACAACCCGAAACTATTGATGTTCGCCCTGATGGTTTTAGTGATGATCGTGGGCACGGCCCTGGATATGACGCCCACCATCCTGATGTTGACTCCGGTGTTGATGCCCCTGGTGAAGGCGGCCGGGATCGATCCGGTCTACTTCGGCGTGCTGTTCATGATCAACAATGCGATCGGTCTGGTCACCCCACCGGTCGGAACCGTTCTCAACACGGTCGCGGGCGTGGGCAAGGTCCATATGGACGAGGTGACCAAGGGGGTCTTACCCTTCATGATGGCCCAATTTGCCATTATGTTTCTGATGGTGCTCTTTCCCCAGCTCGTCA
- a CDS encoding TRAP transporter small permease: MEKVFDRLCKGLEYIMALLLALMVILVFGNVVLRYGFRSGIVISEELSRWLFVWMTFLGAVVGLNYGAHLGTEVLVKRLKGTVRKVVLSVAYLSMLFVCGLVFSGAWVQSKINLTTTSAAMEAPVAIFYASGVVFAILAGLILVRDLVRLWMGKEAPQTLQTSQEP; encoded by the coding sequence ATGGAGAAAGTGTTCGATCGATTGTGCAAGGGCCTGGAGTATATCATGGCCTTACTCCTTGCGCTCATGGTGATCTTGGTCTTCGGAAACGTCGTCCTCCGCTATGGTTTCCGCTCTGGCATCGTCATCTCGGAAGAGCTCTCCCGCTGGCTTTTCGTCTGGATGACCTTTTTGGGCGCGGTGGTGGGTCTCAATTACGGGGCCCATCTTGGCACAGAGGTGCTCGTCAAGCGCCTCAAAGGGACCGTGAGGAAGGTCGTCCTCTCGGTCGCCTACCTCTCCATGCTCTTTGTCTGCGGGTTGGTCTTTTCAGGCGCATGGGTCCAAAGCAAAATCAATCTCACGACGACCAGCGCTGCGATGGAGGCCCCCGTGGCCATATTCTACGCCTCGGGGGTCGTCTTTGCGATCTTGGCAGGCCTGATCCTGGTTCGAGACCTAGTTCGTCTCTGGATGGGCAAGGAAGCACCCCAGACGCTGCAGACCTCTCAGGAACCATAA
- the iolN gene encoding 3-dehydro-scyllo-inosose hydrolase: MGNWKLPPEGGHMDKPHKIYFQTMTKKDVEERLQKNDLIIIPLGSTENHGAAGPYGEDIFVVTRIAEEVAKATGCTVAHPVVYGSHPYHHLGQPGTIVIPDDVFSAYLRAIMAGFWNTGFRKQIFISLHGQEYIVPSAINEFGKKYQVPAMIIFVDIPRVMGQTLMDKAHGGPYDYPFQHACEAETSLSMALFPEMVQLENAEDNTPWGFLPPGHLDRGGDIYGNPIPGHCAVGCGGIECVIYPEGVIGKPSLADPKKAYKSVEVTLDYLKRLHDDIMERFPPGKLPETKYLTQRPEEEIEALLKGPLKGGRHLYTIAFPP; encoded by the coding sequence ATGGGAAACTGGAAGCTGCCGCCGGAAGGTGGGCACATGGACAAACCGCATAAGATTTATTTTCAGACGATGACGAAGAAGGATGTGGAAGAAAGACTTCAGAAGAACGACCTCATCATCATTCCCCTCGGATCGACCGAGAACCATGGGGCGGCGGGTCCCTATGGAGAGGACATCTTTGTGGTGACCCGGATCGCCGAGGAGGTGGCCAAGGCAACGGGCTGCACCGTGGCCCATCCCGTGGTCTATGGGTCGCATCCCTACCATCATCTCGGCCAGCCAGGGACGATCGTCATCCCGGACGATGTCTTCTCGGCCTATCTCAGGGCCATTATGGCCGGGTTCTGGAACACCGGGTTCCGGAAGCAGATCTTCATCAGCCTCCATGGCCAGGAGTATATCGTCCCCTCTGCCATCAACGAATTCGGAAAGAAGTATCAGGTCCCGGCCATGATCATCTTCGTCGATATTCCGAGGGTGATGGGCCAGACGTTGATGGATAAGGCTCATGGTGGGCCCTATGATTATCCCTTCCAGCATGCCTGTGAGGCAGAGACTTCGCTTTCAATGGCGCTTTTCCCCGAGATGGTCCAGCTCGAAAATGCCGAAGACAATACGCCATGGGGCTTTCTCCCGCCGGGACATCTCGATCGGGGGGGCGACATCTACGGCAACCCCATCCCCGGCCACTGCGCGGTCGGTTGCGGCGGCATCGAATGCGTGATCTATCCCGAGGGTGTGATCGGAAAGCCTTCGCTGGCCGATCCCAAAAAGGCTTACAAAAGCGTAGAAGTAACCCTGGACTACTTGAAGAGGCTCCATGACGACATCATGGAGCGTTTCCCTCCGGGGAAGTTGCCCGAGACAAAGTATCTGACCCAGCGACCCGAGGAGGAGATCGAAGCCCTGCTGAAGGGCCCCCTGAAGGGCGGACGACATCTCTACACCATCGCCTTTCCACCGTAA